The following are encoded together in the Desulfovibrio aminophilus genome:
- a CDS encoding LysR family transcriptional regulator — translation MELYQLKTFVAVADEGNLSRAAERLCLSQPAVSAQIKALEEELGVSLFARTSKGMEPTPAGRVLRDRAEATLRSAEEFLHQARSLNGRLTGSFRLGHNTDPEFLRLSRLTQAVSQEHPGISLELLISNSGEIRHDLDSGRLDAGYIYGESPHPSVETALLTRSRLVLVLPAQWGPECRAEPLERLATRPWLWAPPDCPFHRAIASYVEERGVTPNKILAANDENMLVALLKAGKGACFLRLDRAEVLAARSEGQIWEGGGLDISVRLAWASRRSADPLVAAVRACVRRAWDLPDEDA, via the coding sequence GTGGAACTCTATCAGCTGAAAACCTTCGTGGCCGTGGCCGACGAGGGCAACCTCTCCCGCGCGGCCGAGCGGCTGTGCCTGAGCCAGCCCGCGGTCAGCGCCCAGATCAAGGCCCTGGAAGAGGAGCTGGGCGTGAGCCTGTTCGCCCGCACGTCCAAGGGCATGGAGCCGACCCCGGCCGGGCGCGTGCTCCGCGACCGGGCCGAGGCCACGCTGCGCAGCGCCGAGGAGTTCCTGCACCAGGCCAGGAGCCTCAACGGCAGACTCACCGGCTCCTTCCGCCTGGGCCACAACACGGACCCGGAGTTCCTGCGCCTGAGCCGCCTGACCCAGGCCGTGTCCCAGGAACACCCGGGCATCTCCCTGGAGCTGCTCATCTCCAATTCCGGCGAAATCCGCCACGACCTGGACTCCGGCCGCCTGGACGCGGGCTACATCTACGGCGAGAGCCCCCACCCATCGGTGGAGACGGCGCTTTTGACGCGCTCCCGCCTAGTCCTGGTCCTGCCCGCCCAGTGGGGACCGGAGTGCCGCGCCGAACCCCTGGAGCGGCTCGCCACCCGGCCCTGGCTCTGGGCTCCGCCCGACTGCCCCTTCCACCGGGCCATCGCCTCCTACGTGGAGGAGCGGGGCGTGACGCCCAACAAGATCCTGGCCGCCAACGACGAGAACATGCTCGTGGCCCTGCTCAAGGCGGGCAAGGGGGCCTGCTTCCTGCGCCTGGACCGGGCCGAGGTCCTGGCGGCCCGGAGCGAGGGGCAGATCTGGGAGGGCGGAGGCCTGGACATCTCCGTCCGGCTGGCCTGGGCGTCGCGGCGCTCCGCCGATCCCCTGGTGGCCGCCGTGCGGGCCTGCGTGCGCCGGGCCTGGGACCTCCCCGACGAGGACGCCTGA
- a CDS encoding pyridoxal phosphate-dependent aminotransferase, with product MQVLSSQVKGYMERSSWIRRMFEAGIELKKKHGETAVCDFSLGNPDLPPPVSVREGLRDLAEEAGQPFAFGYMPNFGYPKVREALAKEVSREQGVAVTPDCLVITCGAAGALNAFYRAALDPGDEVICPSPYFVEYGFYVENHGGTLKPVPTAADFSLDLAALEAAITPRTRAVLINSPNNPTGRIYSREELAALAALLRRHSEGRARPIFLLADEPYRFLAFDGAKVPSLLPLYEHTVVLSSFSKNLSLAGARVGYALVNPAMPEHAELVNGITLANRILGFVNAPALAQKLLLKALGSQVDVDIYRRRRDLMADVLRDAGYEFHMPTGAFYFFPLAPGGDDVEFCRVLAEELVLAVPGRGFGAPGYFRLAFCVGEDVIERSREGFKRARARFR from the coding sequence ATGCAGGTTCTGTCGTCGCAGGTGAAGGGATACATGGAGCGGTCCTCGTGGATCCGCCGCATGTTCGAGGCGGGCATCGAGCTGAAGAAGAAGCACGGCGAGACGGCCGTCTGCGACTTCAGCCTGGGCAACCCGGACCTGCCCCCGCCGGTGTCGGTCCGCGAGGGCCTGCGCGACCTGGCCGAGGAGGCCGGACAGCCCTTCGCCTTCGGCTACATGCCCAACTTCGGCTACCCCAAGGTGCGCGAGGCCCTGGCGAAAGAGGTCTCCCGCGAGCAGGGCGTGGCGGTCACGCCGGACTGCCTGGTCATCACCTGCGGCGCGGCCGGGGCCCTGAACGCCTTCTACCGCGCGGCCCTGGACCCCGGCGACGAGGTCATCTGCCCCTCGCCCTACTTCGTGGAATACGGATTCTACGTGGAGAACCACGGCGGGACGCTCAAGCCCGTGCCCACCGCGGCGGACTTCAGCCTGGACCTGGCGGCCCTGGAGGCGGCCATCACGCCCCGCACCCGGGCCGTGCTCATCAACTCCCCGAACAACCCCACGGGCCGCATCTACTCCCGCGAGGAGCTGGCCGCGCTGGCCGCGCTCCTGCGCAGGCACTCCGAGGGACGGGCGCGGCCGATCTTCCTCCTGGCCGACGAGCCCTACCGCTTCCTGGCCTTCGACGGCGCGAAAGTGCCCTCGCTCCTGCCGCTCTACGAGCACACCGTGGTGCTCAGCTCCTTCTCCAAGAACCTCTCCCTGGCGGGCGCGCGGGTGGGCTACGCCCTGGTCAACCCGGCCATGCCGGAGCACGCCGAGCTGGTCAACGGCATCACCCTGGCCAACCGCATCCTGGGCTTCGTGAACGCCCCGGCCCTGGCCCAGAAGCTCCTGCTCAAGGCCCTGGGCAGCCAGGTGGACGTGGACATCTACCGCCGCCGCCGGGACCTCATGGCCGACGTGCTGCGCGACGCGGGCTACGAGTTCCACATGCCCACGGGCGCGTTCTACTTCTTCCCCCTGGCTCCGGGGGGCGACGACGTGGAGTTCTGCAGGGTCCTGGCCGAGGAGCTGGTCCTGGCCGTGCCGGGCCGGGGCTTCGGCGCGCCGGGCTACTTCCGGCTGGCCTTCTGCGTGGGCGAGGACGTGATCGAGCGTTCGCGCGAGGGATTCAAGCGGGCCCGGGCGCGCTTCCGCTAG
- a CDS encoding PAS domain S-box protein encodes MKPGAALLCLLLLVLCPAALSARAGGKKDILFVNSYHNGYAWSDDILAGVREGLAESGADVNLQIEYLDAKKHDLESLSKAYLELFRGKFARHRFNAVIAADNDAFNYVMSVRDELFPGAPVVFCGVNEQERLPQAMHNVTGVVENIDVEESLRIAMRLHPGRDKVLVLGDRSTTGMAIRAQVEQAVPALRDRLAFTFVSENNLAHLMELARTARGDTLIYFIPMYQDVSGESFSTPEILAQMSAQAGAPIYSNWEFLLGHGIVGGHLLRGEDHGRLAARLALRVLQGESPDALGIDKKVYGRFMFDHDQLERFKIRREDLPEGSIVINEPPTFYELNKQVFWILIVSFLALSMVLVSLVNNIKRRKVIERRIKDQVAFLQLLIDTIPLPIYYKGGEGQYHGWNAAFERWFGLTRGEAREGGAVGAALVQLDEGAGPRELRPGQVRSEERRLLSADGTPHDVVLHQAAYFDATGAEGGLVGVIYDISALRRAEEDLRAAEEKYRGIFENSPLGIFRAGPDGRYLEVNQALAAMLGCESLEEARASDLNLLAVLRADPDREAALLAAPESGGVVRFETRFKRKDGRSITVTVNIRPVLDEDGLLRHFEGMVEDVTFKANLERQLRQSQKMEAIGTLAGGIAHDFNNILTSILNSTELALLDLPVGVPARADLERVVRAAHRGSALVKQILTFSRPSQEGFQATDVAAVVRDAVGLLRASMPRNIVVVEQLEARRAHSFADPIQIQQIVMNCVTNAFQALRDIGGRIEIALVEEVLGEERARTLNVQPGSYLRLSIADNGPGIPLEIRDLIFDPFFTTKDKAEGTGLGLAVAHGIVKVHKGAIRVTSAPFERTAFDIYLPCIGQAADDGLAPREAFPGRGERILFVEDDEDQLETIPRVLARLGYEVTARHDAAGALAALAEAPDGFDCMVTDYDMPEVNGVDLAEEVGRRAPGMPVILVSGRKRAADALGGAGNIKKLLLKPYDGGHISRAIREALAESGRGVAP; translated from the coding sequence ATGAAGCCCGGGGCCGCGCTCCTCTGCCTGCTGCTCCTCGTCCTCTGTCCGGCGGCCCTGTCCGCGCGGGCGGGAGGCAAGAAGGACATCCTCTTCGTCAACTCCTACCACAACGGCTACGCCTGGTCCGACGACATCCTGGCCGGGGTGCGCGAGGGGCTGGCCGAGAGCGGCGCGGACGTCAACCTGCAGATCGAGTACCTGGACGCCAAGAAGCACGACCTGGAGAGCCTGTCCAAGGCCTACCTGGAGCTGTTCCGGGGCAAGTTCGCCCGCCACCGCTTCAACGCGGTCATCGCGGCCGACAACGACGCCTTCAACTACGTCATGTCCGTGCGCGACGAATTGTTCCCCGGCGCGCCGGTGGTCTTCTGCGGGGTGAACGAGCAGGAGCGGCTGCCCCAGGCCATGCACAACGTCACCGGCGTGGTCGAGAACATCGACGTGGAGGAGAGCCTGCGCATCGCCATGCGCCTGCACCCGGGCCGGGACAAGGTGCTCGTGCTCGGCGACCGCTCGACCACCGGCATGGCCATCCGGGCCCAGGTGGAGCAGGCCGTGCCCGCGCTCCGGGATCGGCTGGCCTTCACCTTCGTCTCGGAGAACAATCTGGCGCATCTCATGGAACTCGCCCGCACCGCCCGGGGCGACACCCTGATCTATTTCATCCCGATGTATCAGGACGTCTCGGGGGAGTCCTTTTCCACCCCGGAAATCCTGGCCCAGATGTCCGCCCAGGCCGGCGCGCCGATCTACAGCAACTGGGAGTTCCTGCTGGGCCACGGCATCGTGGGCGGCCACCTGCTGCGCGGCGAGGACCACGGCCGTCTGGCCGCCCGTCTGGCCCTGCGCGTGCTTCAGGGCGAGAGCCCCGACGCCCTGGGCATCGACAAGAAGGTCTACGGCCGCTTCATGTTCGACCACGACCAACTGGAGCGCTTCAAGATCCGCCGGGAGGACCTGCCCGAGGGCAGCATCGTGATCAACGAGCCGCCCACCTTCTACGAACTGAACAAGCAGGTCTTCTGGATCCTCATCGTGAGCTTCCTGGCCCTGTCCATGGTTCTCGTCTCCCTGGTGAACAACATCAAGCGCCGCAAGGTCATCGAGCGCCGGATCAAGGACCAGGTGGCCTTCCTCCAGCTGCTCATCGACACCATCCCCCTGCCCATCTACTACAAGGGCGGGGAAGGGCAGTACCACGGCTGGAACGCGGCCTTCGAGCGCTGGTTCGGGCTCACGCGCGGCGAGGCGCGCGAGGGCGGGGCCGTGGGGGCCGCGCTCGTGCAGCTGGACGAGGGCGCCGGGCCGCGCGAGCTGCGGCCGGGCCAGGTGCGCAGCGAGGAGCGCCGCCTGCTCTCGGCCGACGGCACCCCGCACGACGTGGTCCTGCACCAGGCGGCCTACTTCGACGCCACCGGGGCCGAGGGCGGCCTGGTGGGCGTGATCTACGACATCTCGGCCCTGCGCCGGGCCGAGGAGGACCTGCGCGCGGCCGAGGAGAAGTACCGGGGCATCTTCGAGAACTCGCCCCTGGGCATCTTCCGGGCCGGGCCGGACGGGCGCTATCTGGAAGTGAACCAGGCCCTGGCGGCCATGCTCGGCTGCGAGAGCCTGGAGGAGGCCCGGGCCTCGGACCTGAACCTGCTGGCCGTGCTGCGCGCGGACCCGGACCGGGAGGCCGCGCTCCTGGCCGCGCCCGAGAGCGGCGGGGTGGTGCGCTTCGAGACCCGCTTCAAGCGCAAGGACGGCCGGAGCATCACCGTGACGGTGAACATCCGGCCTGTGCTGGACGAGGACGGCCTGCTCCGCCACTTCGAGGGCATGGTCGAGGACGTGACCTTCAAGGCCAACCTCGAGCGCCAGCTTCGGCAGTCGCAGAAGATGGAGGCCATCGGCACCCTGGCCGGGGGCATCGCCCACGACTTCAACAACATCCTGACCTCGATCCTGAACTCCACGGAGCTGGCCCTGCTCGACCTGCCGGTGGGCGTTCCGGCCCGGGCCGATTTGGAGCGCGTGGTCCGCGCGGCGCATCGGGGCAGCGCCCTGGTGAAGCAGATCCTGACCTTCTCGCGGCCCTCCCAGGAGGGTTTCCAGGCCACGGACGTGGCCGCCGTGGTCCGTGACGCCGTGGGCCTGCTGCGGGCCTCCATGCCGCGCAACATCGTGGTGGTGGAACAGCTGGAGGCCCGGCGCGCGCACAGTTTCGCCGACCCGATCCAGATCCAGCAGATCGTCATGAACTGCGTGACCAACGCCTTCCAGGCCCTGCGCGACATCGGCGGCCGCATCGAGATCGCCCTCGTCGAAGAGGTCTTGGGCGAGGAGCGGGCCCGGACCCTGAACGTGCAGCCCGGGAGCTACCTGCGCCTGAGCATCGCGGACAACGGCCCGGGCATCCCCCTGGAGATCAGGGACCTCATCTTCGATCCCTTCTTCACCACCAAGGACAAGGCCGAGGGCACGGGCCTCGGGCTGGCCGTGGCCCACGGCATCGTCAAGGTCCACAAGGGGGCCATCCGGGTCACGAGCGCGCCCTTCGAGCGCACGGCCTTCGACATCTACCTGCCCTGCATCGGCCAGGCCGCCGACGACGGGCTGGCCCCGCGCGAGGCCTTTCCCGGGCGCGGCGAGCGCATCCTCTTCGTGGAGGACGACGAGGACCAGCTGGAGACCATTCCCCGGGTGCTGGCGCGGCTGGGCTACGAGGTCACGGCCCGCCACGACGCGGCCGGGGCCCTGGCCGCCCTGGCCGAAGCCCCGGACGGGTTCGACTGCATGGTCACGGACTACGACATGCCCGAGGTGAACGGCGTGGACCTGGCCGAGGAGGTCGGCCGCCGCGCGCCCGGCATGCCGGTGATCCTGGTATCGGGCCGCAAACGGGCCGCCGACGCCCTGGGCGGGGCCGGAAACATCAAGAAACTGCTGCTCAAGCCCTATGACGGCGGGCACATCTCCCGGGCCATCCGGGAGGCCCTGGCCGAGTCCGGGCGGGGAGTCGCCCCATGA
- a CDS encoding lysophospholipid acyltransferase family protein encodes MVVLRGVVKALLSLRYRIEVRGLEAVRARGDRKILFLPNHPALIDPVIVMAALHKDFHPRPLANAKRTDLPVIGWMARRVGTVLIPDLMAPSRREMREVARGLNMVRRVLDDGANILLYPGGQLSREPVERLGGKGAVDRLLKAVPDARVVLVRQRGLWGSSFSWGFGREPHVLGNLPMQLAALAAAGIVGLPRRTVVLELDEPGDFPRDGGRAEVNAYLERFYNATPNPVVRVPYFWWRSREGA; translated from the coding sequence ATGGTCGTCCTGCGCGGGGTGGTGAAGGCCCTGCTGAGCCTGCGCTACCGGATCGAGGTGCGCGGCCTGGAGGCCGTGCGCGCCCGGGGCGACCGGAAGATCCTCTTCCTGCCCAACCATCCGGCGCTCATCGACCCGGTGATCGTCATGGCCGCCCTGCACAAGGATTTCCATCCCCGGCCCCTGGCCAACGCCAAGCGCACGGACCTGCCGGTCATCGGCTGGATGGCCCGGCGCGTGGGCACGGTGCTCATCCCGGACCTCATGGCCCCCTCCCGGCGGGAGATGCGCGAGGTGGCCCGGGGCCTGAACATGGTTCGGCGGGTGCTGGACGACGGGGCGAACATCCTGCTCTATCCCGGCGGGCAGCTTTCGCGGGAGCCCGTGGAGCGCCTGGGCGGCAAGGGGGCCGTGGACCGGCTGCTCAAGGCCGTGCCGGACGCCCGCGTGGTCCTGGTGCGCCAGCGGGGCCTGTGGGGCAGCAGCTTCAGCTGGGGCTTCGGCCGCGAACCCCACGTGCTGGGCAACCTGCCCATGCAGCTGGCGGCCCTGGCCGCGGCCGGAATCGTGGGCCTGCCCCGGCGCACGGTGGTGCTGGAGCTGGACGAGCCCGGGGACTTCCCCCGCGACGGCGGCCGCGCCGAGGTGAACGCCTACCTGGAGCGGTTCTACAACGCCACGCCCAACCCCGTGGTCCGGGTGCCCTATTTCTGGTGGCGTTCCCGGGAGGGCGCATGA
- a CDS encoding sigma-54 dependent transcriptional regulator — protein sequence MNILIIDDDADVRATLESLVRRMDLACDTAAGLGEGLAKARCGGYDVVFLDVRLPDGNGLDALPVIKSLPDSPEVIILTGLGDPDGAELAIQGGVWDYLVKPAPVRETMLSLKRALQYRQEKNRAKGPRPIQLSSLVGTSPRMRQCFDLAAQAAASQAAVLITGETGTGKELFARAIHDNSGRSAGPFVVVDCATLTESLVESTLFGHRKGAFTGADCDRDGLVRLADGGTLFLDEVGELPLSIQKSFLRVLQEKRFRPVGASRETASDFRLIAATNRNLEAMVERGEFRQDLLFRIKTVHMTLPPLRERLEDVGLLAARRLEALAADGGRPPKVMDSEFAQVIAAYSWPGNVRELYNVMERAVIAAGDEPTLFALHLPQEVRIAVTRAQLSRGAGGEGEAAFPAGGGLPSLRAFKEAREREYLELLRRECGGEIGRMLDVSGLSRSHLYALLKKYGVDV from the coding sequence ATGAACATCCTGATCATCGACGACGACGCGGACGTCCGGGCCACCCTGGAAAGCCTGGTCCGGCGCATGGACCTGGCCTGCGACACGGCGGCCGGGCTGGGCGAGGGCCTGGCCAAGGCCCGCTGCGGCGGCTACGACGTGGTCTTCCTGGACGTGCGCCTGCCCGACGGCAACGGCCTGGACGCGCTCCCGGTCATCAAGTCCCTGCCGGACTCCCCGGAGGTCATCATCCTCACCGGCCTGGGCGACCCGGACGGCGCGGAACTGGCCATCCAGGGCGGGGTCTGGGACTATCTCGTCAAGCCCGCGCCGGTGCGCGAGACCATGCTCTCGCTCAAGCGGGCCCTGCAGTATCGCCAGGAGAAGAACCGGGCCAAGGGCCCCCGGCCCATCCAGCTCTCCAGCCTGGTGGGCACCTCCCCGCGCATGCGCCAGTGCTTCGACCTGGCGGCCCAGGCCGCCGCCTCCCAGGCCGCCGTGCTCATCACCGGCGAGACCGGCACGGGCAAGGAGCTCTTCGCCCGGGCCATCCACGACAACAGCGGCCGTTCGGCCGGGCCCTTCGTGGTGGTGGACTGCGCCACGCTCACCGAGTCCCTGGTGGAGAGCACGCTCTTCGGCCACCGCAAGGGGGCCTTCACCGGCGCGGACTGCGACCGCGACGGCCTGGTGCGCCTGGCCGACGGCGGCACGCTCTTCCTGGACGAGGTGGGCGAGCTGCCCCTGTCCATCCAGAAGTCCTTCCTGCGCGTGCTCCAGGAAAAGCGTTTCCGGCCCGTGGGCGCGTCCCGCGAGACGGCCAGCGACTTCCGGCTCATCGCGGCCACCAACCGCAACCTGGAGGCGATGGTCGAGCGCGGGGAATTCCGCCAGGATCTCCTGTTCCGCATCAAGACCGTGCACATGACCCTGCCGCCGCTGCGGGAGCGGCTGGAGGACGTGGGGCTCCTGGCCGCGCGCCGCCTGGAGGCCCTGGCCGCCGACGGCGGACGGCCGCCCAAGGTCATGGACTCGGAGTTCGCGCAGGTCATCGCGGCCTACTCCTGGCCGGGCAACGTGCGGGAGCTCTACAACGTCATGGAGCGGGCCGTGATCGCGGCCGGGGACGAGCCGACCCTGTTCGCCCTGCACCTGCCCCAGGAGGTGCGCATCGCCGTGACCCGGGCCCAGCTCTCGCGCGGCGCGGGCGGGGAGGGCGAGGCGGCCTTTCCGGCCGGGGGCGGCCTGCCCTCCCTGCGGGCCTTCAAGGAGGCGCGGGAGCGGGAGTACCTGGAGCTCCTGCGGCGCGAGTGCGGCGGCGAGATCGGGCGGATGCTCGACGTCTCCGGCCTGTCCCGTTCCCATCTCTATGCCCTGCTCAAAAAATACGGAGTGGACGTCTGA